In the Acropora muricata isolate sample 2 chromosome 1, ASM3666990v1, whole genome shotgun sequence genome, one interval contains:
- the LOC136915772 gene encoding FERM, ARHGEF and pleckstrin domain-containing protein 2-like isoform X1 has translation MSPPVSPSTPTPPFIQKGAYISKELYGAAYSVVQELLNTERTYVKDLEVVTIAFRDVVADEGVLPEPTKNLLFSTFDPIYDFHCAFLSELEQRMALWNASGPSRTEGTPRIGDLILRNMKQIKRYLQHIRKHDQVMQELEEATKKYKDFEVAYKEFETQKVCYLPFNAFLVKPSQRIVHYKFLLERLLKLYRKDHVEHQDTQDALDEVNEAVTGVEESVRKLENFQKVIELERDLIGVKNLVQAGREFIREGCLQKIDRKGPQPRMFFMFSDILLYTCKGVTHTNQFRVRGQIPLDAVTLDNDGPQLHGLYSFAVITEEEEMLLAANSEEEKYKWMEDLKRAVKQAKDRESCGGCSQKRPELANRTPKFEAESSINGDSPYPQIGPIGKVLPQLTPVEIMGRTSGDGSDDEANSSPISSLDKRHAHTHTMSTRRVCWHRNTSISMQEHSLSVRNQMSGELLRKFKTGNRWQKLWVVFTNFCLFFYKTHEDEFPLASLPLIGYCVARPAEDDGIDKELVFKLQYKTHIYFFRAENEYTFIRWMEVISCATQSSSRSRIFSRQISAVP, from the exons ATGTCGCCGCCTGTCTCTCCCAGCACACCAACTCCACCGTTTATTCAAAAGGGCGCCTACATTTCAAAG GAATTATATGGTGCAGCTTACAGCGTTGTACAAGAGCTGCTGAACACAGAGAGAAC GTATGTCAAAGATTTGGAAGTTGTCACCATT GCTTTCCGTGATGTTGTCGCTGACGAAGGGGTGCTCCCAGAGCCAACcaaaaatcttttgttttcgacaTTTGATCCCATTTACGACTTCCACTGTGCATTTCTATCAGAGCTGGAGCAAAGAATGGCGCTTTG GAATGCAAGTGGGCCGTCAAGAACTGAAGGAACTCCAAGAATAGGAGACTTGATTCTACGTAACATGAAGCAAATTAAG CGCTATCTGCAGCACATAAGGAAACATGATCAAGTAATGCAGGAATTAGAAGAGGCAACAAAGAAATATAAAGATTTTGAAGTCGCTTACAAGGAGTTTGAG acGCAAAAAGTTTGTTATCTTCCTTTCAATGCTTTTCTGGTGAAGCCATCGCAAAGAATAGTACACTATAAGTTCCTGCTAGAAA GACTTCTAAAGCTTTATCGTAAAGATCATGTTGAACACCAGGACACTCAAG ATGCATTGGACGAGGTGAATGAAGCAGTCACAGGTGTCGAGGAAAGCGTTAGGAAGCTG GAGAACTTTCAGAAGGTCATCGAGCTTGAGAGAGACCTTATTGGTGTCAAAAACCTCGTTCAAGCAGGAAGG gAGTTCATTAGAGAAGGATGCTTGCAGAAGATCGATAGAAAAGGACCACAACCTAGAATGTTCTTCATG TTTTCAGATATCCTTCTTTACACATGCAAAGGAGTTACTCATACCAATCAGTTCAGGGTGCGAGGTCAAATCCCGCTGGACGCTGTAACG CTCGATAATGATGGTCCACAGTTGCATGGTCTCTATTCCTTTGCTGTCATCACAGAGGAAGAAGAAATGCTTTTGGCTGCCAACTCTGAGGAGGAGAAGTACAAATGGATGGAG GATTTGAAAAGAGCTGTAAAGCAAGCCAAAGATCGG GAGAGTTGCGGAGGATGCTCACAGAAAAGACCTGAGTTGGCAAATCGCACACCTAAGTTCGAAGCAG AAAGTTCAATTAATGGTGATTCGCCGTACCCTCAAATTGGGCCAATTGGAAAGGTCTTACCTCAGCTCACTCCTGTGGAAATTATGGGAAGAACAAGCGGAGATGGTTCAGATGACGAAGCTAATTCCAGCCCTATTTCGAGTCTGGACAAAAGACATGCGCACACGCATACAATGTCAACGAGGAGAGTTTGCTGGCATCGAAACACGAGTATCAGTATGCAGGAGCATTCTCTATCAGTTCGG AATCAAATGAGTGGAGAATTGTTGAGGAAATTCAAGACTGGAAATCGATGGCAGAAACTATGGGTCGTGTTTACAAACTTCTGCTTGTTTTTCTACAAGACGCACGAG GACGAATTTCCGCTGGCAAGCTTACCGCTGATTGGTTACTGTGTGGCCAGACCAGCAGAG GACGATGGTATCGACAAGGAACTTGTATTCAAACTGCAATATAAGACACACATTTATTTCTTCAGAGCCGAGAATGAATACACTTTCATCAG GTGGATGGAAGTAATCTCCTGTGCAACTCAAAGTTCTTCAAGATCGCGTATTTTCAGCCGACAAATTAGTGCTGTTCCTTAG
- the LOC136915772 gene encoding FERM, ARHGEF and pleckstrin domain-containing protein 2-like isoform X2: MSPPVSPSTPTPPFIQKGAYISKELYGAAYSVVQELLNTERTYVKDLEVVTIAFRDVVADEGVLPEPTKNLLFSTFDPIYDFHCAFLSELEQRMALWNASGPSRTEGTPRIGDLILRNMKQIKRYLQHIRKHDQVMQELEEATKKYKDFEVAYKEFETQKVCYLPFNAFLVKPSQRIVHYKFLLERLLKLYRKDHVEHQDTQDALDEVNEAVTGVEESVRKLENFQKVIELERDLIGVKNLVQAGREFIREGCLQKIDRKGPQPRMFFMFSDILLYTCKGVTHTNQFRVRGQIPLDAVTLDNDGPQLHGLYSFAVITEEEEMLLAANSEEEKYKWMEDLKRAVKQAKDRKVQLMVIRRTLKLGQLERSYLSSLLWKLWEEQAEMVQMTKLIPALFRVWTKDMRTRIQCQRGEFAGIETRVSVCRSILYQFGLVQNNARFTSESNEWRIVEEIQDWKSMAETMGRVYKLLLVFLQDARGRISAGKLTADWLLCGQTSRGRWYRQGTCIQTAI, translated from the exons ATGTCGCCGCCTGTCTCTCCCAGCACACCAACTCCACCGTTTATTCAAAAGGGCGCCTACATTTCAAAG GAATTATATGGTGCAGCTTACAGCGTTGTACAAGAGCTGCTGAACACAGAGAGAAC GTATGTCAAAGATTTGGAAGTTGTCACCATT GCTTTCCGTGATGTTGTCGCTGACGAAGGGGTGCTCCCAGAGCCAACcaaaaatcttttgttttcgacaTTTGATCCCATTTACGACTTCCACTGTGCATTTCTATCAGAGCTGGAGCAAAGAATGGCGCTTTG GAATGCAAGTGGGCCGTCAAGAACTGAAGGAACTCCAAGAATAGGAGACTTGATTCTACGTAACATGAAGCAAATTAAG CGCTATCTGCAGCACATAAGGAAACATGATCAAGTAATGCAGGAATTAGAAGAGGCAACAAAGAAATATAAAGATTTTGAAGTCGCTTACAAGGAGTTTGAG acGCAAAAAGTTTGTTATCTTCCTTTCAATGCTTTTCTGGTGAAGCCATCGCAAAGAATAGTACACTATAAGTTCCTGCTAGAAA GACTTCTAAAGCTTTATCGTAAAGATCATGTTGAACACCAGGACACTCAAG ATGCATTGGACGAGGTGAATGAAGCAGTCACAGGTGTCGAGGAAAGCGTTAGGAAGCTG GAGAACTTTCAGAAGGTCATCGAGCTTGAGAGAGACCTTATTGGTGTCAAAAACCTCGTTCAAGCAGGAAGG gAGTTCATTAGAGAAGGATGCTTGCAGAAGATCGATAGAAAAGGACCACAACCTAGAATGTTCTTCATG TTTTCAGATATCCTTCTTTACACATGCAAAGGAGTTACTCATACCAATCAGTTCAGGGTGCGAGGTCAAATCCCGCTGGACGCTGTAACG CTCGATAATGATGGTCCACAGTTGCATGGTCTCTATTCCTTTGCTGTCATCACAGAGGAAGAAGAAATGCTTTTGGCTGCCAACTCTGAGGAGGAGAAGTACAAATGGATGGAG GATTTGAAAAGAGCTGTAAAGCAAGCCAAAGATCGG AAAGTTCAATTAATGGTGATTCGCCGTACCCTCAAATTGGGCCAATTGGAAAGGTCTTACCTCAGCTCACTCCTGTGGAAATTATGGGAAGAACAAGCGGAGATGGTTCAGATGACGAAGCTAATTCCAGCCCTATTTCGAGTCTGGACAAAAGACATGCGCACACGCATACAATGTCAACGAGGAGAGTTTGCTGGCATCGAAACACGAGTATCAGTATGCAGGAGCATTCTCTATCAGTTCGGGTTAGTTCAGAACAATGCTCGCTTTACATCAG AATCAAATGAGTGGAGAATTGTTGAGGAAATTCAAGACTGGAAATCGATGGCAGAAACTATGGGTCGTGTTTACAAACTTCTGCTTGTTTTTCTACAAGACGCACGAG GACGAATTTCCGCTGGCAAGCTTACCGCTGATTGGTTACTGTGTGGCCAGACCAGCAGAG GACGATGGTATCGACAAGGAACTTGTATTCAAACTGCAATATAA
- the LOC136928637 gene encoding uncharacterized protein KIAA1958-like, whose protein sequence is MSKQELNECLKSFYTSARKQDGSYYKTSSMKSIHAAIDRFLRSPPYCKQFSIIGDLAFTEANQVFDAFVKDLRKTGKIAGVVHKKPITKQQIQRLYECGELGPANSTNPAQLQRTVWFYLVLYFGQRGRENQRQIKSNMLVFRKTPQGKEYCELNKDVAGSVKSTKNHQGGLHDHEDDSDGKIFALEDSPTCPIQTIRNYLSHLNPVCEFLFQRPRNSESKKFNSNDCWYCNSPLGDTSLNNIMKDMSKRAGIQPYQTNHCLRATSVTILSDHDCEVRHIKAVTGHKSDSSIESYNQRPSLEQQERMSSILSDFFP, encoded by the coding sequence ATGTCCAAGCAAGAGCTCAATGAATGTCTGAAATCCTTCTACACCTCGGCGAGAAAGCAAGATGGCTCTTATTACAAGACGTCGTCAATGAAATCCATTCATGCCGCCATTGACCGGTTTCTTCGCTCTCCACCGTACTGCAAGCAGTTCTCAATCATTGGTGACCTCGCTTTTACAGAAGCCAACCAAGTTTTTGATGCCTTCGTAAAAGACCTCCGAAAGACGGGAAAGATAGCTGGCGTGGTTCACAAGAAGCCTATCACCAAACAACAAATCCAGCGTCTGTACGAATGTGGTGAACTAGGTCCGGCCAACAGCACTAATCCAGCACAACTGCAAAGAACGGTCTGGTTCTACCTTGTACTCTATTTTGGACAGCGTGGACGTGAAAACCAGCGCCAGATAAAATCAAACATGCTTGTATTCAGGAAAACTCCACAGGGAAAAGAGTACTGCGAGCTGAATAAAGACGTTGCTGGTTCGGTGAAATCGACGAAAAACCATCAAGGCGGGCTTCACGACCACGAAGACGAttcggacgggaaaatattcgCTCTGGAGGATTCGCCAACCTGCCCAATCCAAACCATCAGAAACTACCTGTCCCATCTTAATCCAGTCTGTGAGTTCCTTTTCCAACGACCAAGAAACAGCGAAAGCAAGAAATTTAACTCCAACGACTGCTGGTACTGCAACTCGCCGCTCGGTGACACTTCGCTAAACAACATAATGAAAGATATGTCCAAACGAGCAGGAATCCAGCCCTACCAGACAAACCACTGCCTTAGAGCAACGTCTGTTACGATCCTCTCAGACCATGACTGTGAAGTACGCCATATTAAAGCTGTAACTGGACATAAATCTGACTCGTCGATCGAATCTTACAACCAGCGGCCATCACTGGAACAGCAGGAGAGAATGTCTTCCATCCTGAGcgatttttttccttga